The genomic region GAGCGACTGCAGTGCGTTTACAGCAGTTTTCCTGTGTGAGCTGGACTGAGAAGCAGAGATCTGTCCTTGTTCTCCAAACTTCACCATGAGACTCAGAGACGGCTGTCTTCTGTTCGCAGTCCTGCTGCTCCTCACACACACCTCACAGCAGCAGAACACTTCCAGAAAGAAACCCAGCACTAAAAAAGGTAAGTCATTTTTGCCTTCATTTagatcatttattcatttggttAGTCAAGTTGAAAGCTACAGGTTCAGAGAGCATCATGTGCAAAGCATATTTTCTGtgctttgtaaagaaaaataaaccgTTTACTACAGAAACGTACTGAAAACTCAATTtaagaaataataattttatgttattaaacaaatataacttcattaaatgtattaagatttatatatatttttatacaattaaatttaaaaataaaatgtaataatcaatTATGATATATACACAAATTAATTATCATAATGCATCCATGttttttgcctttatttttGGTGTAATTCCCATTATTCTCAGTGATGATTCTCTTTACTGTAATGCAACGGCTTAATTTTCTTGATGCACAATatcatttatttcttttatgtgatttttgggtgaaattgtttttttttttcaattgattCATCGTAAGATCTGTTCTTACCCTGTCAGACTCAGACGCTCGAGCCAGCGCTGCTTTGGAGGACCTTCAGCAGCAGATCAATGAGATTGTGGAGGAACTGAATCATCTAAAGGAGCAGCAGGCTCTGCAGACGGGTGAGAGCTTCATAAACCCATCTGCATCAAGACATGCTCTGCATTACTGAAGCATCCAGACGTTATGATATAACCCTAACCTactgccaaaaaacaaaaatagtagAGACTCAGATTTGTTTGGCCCTTGAGCTCAAAAAACTGACACGTTGTACCATAGACTGGCGTATTGTTTGGATTAGAGTCTGTCTGCTTACATAAGACACATGGTCTCCACGTGTAGCTTTTCATGATTCTTACAGCTTGTGTTTTCCCTAGAGAACATAAAGCCAGATGTCATTCAGTCTTTGATCTGAGGAAATGTTCAGACAATATGTGTAGCCTAATATTTTATAAGACTATATGACTTTAATAACTTTAAAGTGtgcagaaacgcactgcaaatactcacaacgcaaccaaatacagaaatgcgctaaaaaaaacacaacagaaccaaatacagaaatgcactgcaaatactcacaacacaaccaaatacagtaaTGTGCTGCAAACACTCACAATGCAAGCAAATACAGTAATGTGCTGCAAACACTCACAATGCAAGCAAATACAGTAATGTGCTGCacatactcacaacgcaaccaaatacagtagtgtgctgcacatactcacaatgcaaccaaatacagtaatgtgctgcaaatactcacaatgcaaccaaatacagtaatgtgctgcacatactcacaacgcaaccaaatacagaaacgccctgcaaatactcacaacacaaccaaatacagtaaTGTGCTGCAAACACTCACAATGCAAGCAAATACAGTAATGTGCTGCacatactcacaacgcaaccaaatacagtagtgtgctgcacatactcacaatgcaaccaaatacagtaatgtgctgcacatactcacaacgcaaccaagtacagtaatgtgctgcacatactcacaacgcaaccaaatacagtaatttgctgcacatactcacaacgcaaccaaatacagtaatgtgctgcacatactcacaacgcaaccaaatacagtaatgtgctgcaaatactcacaacacaaccaaatacagtaatgtgctgcaaatactcacaacgcaaccaaatacagtaatgtgctgcacatactcacaacgcaaccaagtacagtaatgtgctgcaaatactcacaacgcaaccaaatacagtaatgtgctgcacatactcacaacgcaaccaaatacagtaaTGTCCTGCacactcacaacgcaaccaaatacagtaatgtgctgcaaatactcacaacgcaaccaaatacagaaacgcgctgcaaatactcacaacgcaaccaaatacagtaatgtgctgcacatactcacaacgcaaccaaatacagaaacgggCTGCacatactcacaacgcaaccaaatacagaaacgccctgcaaatactcacaatgcaaccaaatacagtaatgtgctgcacatactcacaacgcaaccaaatacagtaatttgctgcacatactcacaacgcaaccaaatacagtaatgtgctgcacatactcacaacgcaaccaaatacagtaatgtgctgcacactcacaacgcaaccaaatacagtaatgtgctgcacatactcacaacgcaaccaaatacagtaatgtgctgcaaatactcacaacgcaaccaaatacagtaatgtgctgcacatactcacaacgcaaccaaatacagaaacgccctgcaaatactcacaatgcaaccaaatacagtaatgtgctgcacatactcacaacgcaaccaaatacagtaatttgctgcacatactcacaacgcaaccaaatacagtaatgtgctgcacatactcacaacgcaaccaaatacagtaatgtgctgcacactcacaacgcaaccaaatacagtaatgtgctgcacatactcacaacgcaaccaaatacagtaatgtgctgcacatactcacaatgcaaccaaatacagaaacgcgctgcacatactcacaacgcaaccaaatacagtaatgtgctgcacatactcacaacgcaaccaaatacagtaatgtgctgcacatactcacaacgcaaccaaatacagtaatgtgctgcacatactcacaacgcaaccaaatacagtaatgtgctgcacatactcacaacgcaaccaaatacagaaacgcgctgcacatactcacaacgcaaccaaatacagaaacgccctgcaaatactcacaatgcaaccaaatacagtaatgtgctgcacatactcacaacgcaaccaaatacagtaatgtgctgcacatactcacaacgcaaccaaatacagtaatgtgctgcacatactcacaacgcaaccaaatacagtaatgtgctgcacatactcacaacgcaaccaaatacagaaacgcgctgcacatactcacaacgcaaccaaatacagaaacgccctgcaaatactcacaatgcaaccaaatacagaaacgccctgcaaatactcacaatgcaaccaaatacagtaatgtgctgcacatactcacaacgcaaccaaatacagtaatgtgctgcacatactcacaacgcaaccaaatacagtaatgtgctgcacatactcacaacgcaaccaaatacagtaatgtgctgcacatactcacaacgcaaccaaatacagtaatgtgctgcacatactcacaactcaaccaaatacagaaacgcgctgcacatactcacaacgcaaccaaatacagtaatgtgctgcacactcacaacgcaaccaaatacagtaatgtgctgcacatactcacaacgcaaccaaatacagtaatgtgctgcaaatactcacaacgcaaccaaatacattaatgtgctgcaaatactcacaacgcaaccaaatacagtaatgtgctgcaaatactcacaacgcaaccaaatacagtaatgtgctgcaaatactcacaacgcaaccaaatacagtaatgtgctgcacatactcacaatgcaaccaaatacagaaatgcgctacAAAcacacaacgcaaccaaatacagaaacacactgaaaTTACTCACCAAAAGAGGGAAAAATATGGAGAGATTGATTACAGCTGTCAAAAGAGAGAATGATGTGAACTTTGTCCTCACTCCCTCAGCCGTTGTATTAGAAAAACCCTCACAGCAGCATGaatttgtgttttgtaatttaCTGCCAAGTGCCAAGataataaaacacaaagtatatcattataaatttaatattacattttttttaaatgaaaactttcctatttttttaatgttgataactGGAAAAGTATCATAACGTCCATGAAAAGGGTCCATTCATgagaaagggcctttacatttgccaaaaatagaactttttattgttaaaaaacaaacaaatgctaAATTAAACTGCGTTACttcctaaaaagtaactaatatTGTAacaagtaactttccccaacactagTTGTGACTGGCTTACCTGTACAGGTGTTGGTATGTAAATATGGCCATTCATATGTTGATGAGCTCTGGCTTACGAGTAAGCCAAATAAGTTGGTACACTATGattacactttttttattttaaaataacaaacacGCTGTTTTACATTACCATTTAAAGATtgcaaacaatgttttttttatgtatttattctcCTCTAGTCTGTCTGAGAGGCATGAAGATCCCCGGCAAGTGTTTTCTGGTGGACCCCGTGAAGAAGCGCTACCACACGGCCAACGAAGACTGCATCGCCAAAGGAGGAATCCTCAGCACTCCGCTATCTTCGGACGAAAACACGCAACTCTACGATTACGTGCGCCAGAGCATCGGACCAGACGCTGAAATCTGGCTGGGCATAAACGACATGCAAACTGAGGGCGTGTGGATGGACCAGACCGGCGCAAACATCCGCTACAAGAACTGGAAGCTCCCGCAGCCTAACGGCGGCAGCGCGGAGAACTGCGCCGTGCTCTCCGGAGGAAAGTGGCTGGACGAGAGCTGTCGCGAGGAGAGGGCGTCCGTCTGCGAGTTCAACATCGTCTGAGATCATCCAGCGCGGCGGTTCTCTTGACCTTAGCTgtcctttccattgcacaatcCTGCTTGCATTGTTTGCGCTCCGTAATTGTATATGTTTCTCTTGAGGAGAGCAAAGATTGTCATTTTACTCCATAAAAatgttcagatgcaaaagctgATCTATAATCAAAGAATATGACACTGTAATAAAGGacacttagttcatttttgGACAGTCTCCATTATGATCTAGCCAAAAAAccacaaagaaaacaaacattatgTTAGATGTAATGGTGTTTTAGTAAGAAGTCCAGCCACCTGATAAAATCCAGTAGAACGATGATTATTTCAGATAGCTAGCTTTGTtacttgtttattttataacaaACTAATGTCTAGCCTGATATAACCTGAACATATATTTTATCTCaataaaatgtttatcaaaaaaATGTGATTGTATGATTTTTCACCTATTTGGTGTGAAACAGGCCTATGTGAAGTTCTGCAGAAAATTGATATgctcataatttattaaatattttggctGATTTGATGATGCTTTCACCTACAATTGAGTGTTGAATTGTCAGATCCATGCATCATATTTTACCAAGGGATGCACAAAATTGGTTATCAGCCGATAGAGATTTAATTTATTGTTATCagtcaatattaaatatttaattgtgcatgtttacatttagccaatttttacatttagtttGCCTTTGCTATAATCTAACACTCACTTAAAAGTATAAAATGTTAATTGTAATCTTTAAGAAAAATGAATACTGTTAATTATAATGCTGTGATGCATTTACTTCATCCtttctaatttattataacaAAATGGCATACTTTAATATCAGCCATTTATCCGTTACATGGCatgacatgaaaataattattagtTTATTCAATATCAATTTTTATATTGGTGCTTCCATAATTTTACcatgtaaaatgtttaataccCGTCAACATCTATTCCACAGAGTTCTGCTGATTTTTCTCCAAAACCATTGCGGGAAACATGAAAACTGTCTTAATGTGGTCAGTGTGTGATTATCTTCAttcttaatatattttgaaaagagAGGAATATCTATTAAAACACCTGAGAATTTATTTTAGAAACGCATGGTGTAAACATACATAATTGAAAAACAGAAACACATATGAAACCTGTAGCCTGGAGACAAATCActgttaaaacaaaaaatatccaTTAGAGAAAGTCACACTTCCACAAAGGGATACGACTCCGACAAGAGCGTTAATTCTGTACATTCAGGCTAAAAGCCcataaaaatctttaaaaccAATCTTTTAATAAACTATACATGCAAAATATACCTGTGACCACTAGGGCGGCGAGAGAGAGTAGCCTTTTGGCATCAGTTTTACAGAACAACATTGTCTTTGTGTGCGCTTACGTGTACGCCAATGGCTTTCCGCTCTCCCAATAAAATTTTAGGAGTCTGTTAAATGGTTTTTAGTGAGCAGTCAAATCATCATATGCATCCGCTCCTCATCCAGCTTTATTCTCACATTGCCTCCTCGTATTCCGGCTCAGGACCGGAATCAGAGTCCGAGTCCATTTCCAGCTTTAGTTTGGATTCGTCGGTAGACAGACGAATGGGATTTATATCCCCAACACTCTTGAACGTGTGCAGCTCGTTATGCACCATCCTACGATCTTCGAATCCTATGCTTCCCTGCGACACCAGCGGCGAACGAGGCCTCGGAAGATTGAAGGTGTTGGGTGGGGTTAGGAAAGACTGAAATGCATCTCTATCTCCTCCTCTTCCGTCTAGCGGATATTCAGCGGACGAATCCGTAGCCGGCGGGATGGAGTCCGCGGGTCCCGTGAATGGACGGTACGCATCTACCTGATGTCCGTTGCTCCAAGATCCCTTGTCGACCTCTGCAGGTTGGTTCTTGTCCAGAAGATGTCCGTACATCGCGGGGTCGTCAATGGAGGCGTAGACGTGGGACTCATTGTCTGCTCTGGATTTTGGGAATGTGGCGTTGCCCGGAAGGAAAGGTTTCCCTCTGGGCATATAGATGGAGGACCTGTTGGCTGTAGGTTTGTTTTTCCTTCTAAAAGAGAAGAAAATAGTTTGAATATGTATTTATTCCTAAAAGTAAACAATGAGGGCTGAGCTTTGAGTCCTAggctaaatgtttttgttctagATTTATCTTTGTCCATTGAAAAGGTTTTAATATCAGCAAAGTGATTCATAATTCATCAAGAAGTATTTCAAGTGGTGGACCCTGGTATAGATGACACCAATAAATGCTAAGGGTGGAAAAACATTCTCAAACTCAATTTGGCTGTTTAGAATAGCATACTACTATACTACACAGTATACTTGGATGTGGTGCATCTGCCAAATCACACAGTATACAACCAGCACACAATGCACTTAACCACTTAACCTTATAAAATTTCAACAAGCAATCCTCTTCTTCTCATTATTTCATCTGATTACcaaaagttacatttatttattggattacataaaaaattggatttaaaaaaaaaaaaaaaaaaaaaaaaagagaaccaCAAAAAAAAGCGAAAAACGCTTTTATTGCCAGGAACTCACTGAATTAAAGGTGTGTTTACGTCATGCTGTAATTGCCATAATTACAAGATTCTAACTTGTAAAAAATGTTCACATCCTTGTAGAGCTCGTTATTACAACTTGTAGACTGGGAATTTTCTGAGCTCCTACTTGTACCACCTGCCTGCTACAATTTGggcattgatagtgttgccGAAGAAACGCATACGATCAAAAAAAAACAGCCCCCTTAGTTCCTGTGGCTACATCTGACAAGTTTTCGGTACCAGTAGCACCTCAGTTCAAGCAGCAtgtgaactgatcatctcttcctctttactactagttaacatgaaataaatttgaatgaacatcagaaggtatgtcaTTTCAACCATAGAAAATCCACTGATGTGAATCTACTGACTCTACTGTCTGTTTTTTTGACAAAATGGAGGATAGCAAAGGGGGCACATAATATCAGCATTATGACTGGTCagatcacctgtcaatcaaactccaaGTGAAGAGACAATTCCCAGTCATTCCCATTGAGGAATATATTTGGTAAATATGTTTCCATCAGTTTATGCACGTCTTCATATCggatacaaaaatgattttgcACACATCGCGTTTCCATTCAGCATTTTTTTATGCGATATACCACAATTTGTATAAatataggtggatggaaacatgcCTAATGtttaaaactgttattttagtatcattagtAAACAGTCatactttttattaatattttaaatgtgtaaattttatattttccatttttccaattttgtttaaatatgtctaaATACATATTGAGTTTCGtctcagttttagttattttagtacttcaagttaaactaaacCGTAATTAAAAAGTTGTGCCTTGTCAACTAGCTAGaataaaataagttttacattttattttagttaacatttattatttttatttattttttatgtaattaaaaGGCTTTAAGTTTTAATACTGTTGCATATTTAACAGtataaaatatgcaaatgaatTGCATAGGAAAATTTAGATACTATTAAAATGAGTAATaattcacaatttttttaagtttatttagTCATTTAATTGTGCTTTTTGTGTGcatctttttttcatttaaatatgcattttattttgttgttattttattgcCTGATCTAGAGTTGCCACTGTTCGGAGAAACATCCACAAATACCCATTTGTtgcagcaaaaaataaataaataaaaaatgctctCGTTAGATTCATAAGAGAATACAGAAGAAAATTCAGACTCACTTCCGAATGACGCACACAACTATAAGTGCGATGATTATCAACAAAAGCAGCACCCCGACCACAGCCAAGATAATGCCCAGGAATTTCTCTGTAAGGAGGAAAAATGGTAGGAATGATTATATGATTAACTTCCAACAAAAAGCTGAGTGTGATCAATGCACAAATCCATTCAAATGAAGACAAACTCTGAAATGAAAGCGTTTTGCTCACTGGTTTCCTTCTGCAGAGTAATCTTGGAGAGCACAGCGAAGTGGCCGCTCTTGGGCTCACAGTTGGACATGTTCAGGTAGAAGCTCTGTTGTTGTTGGACGACGGTGTTGATGAAACTCTGATCTTCTCTCCAGGACTGTGTTTGGCCTTGTGAGTCCAGCGGTCCAATCGTGACCTCTGTGTGGCCCGATTCACAGGTGAGCTTGCTGACGTCAGTGAACTGCAGCTCAGCCTTGTGCTCTTGGGGAACGTTGACGATCCACGTGACGGATGAGGAAGGATTCATGCCATTGGGCCAGTTGGGCGTCGCAAGGTTCATGGTTCCCAAAATGAGTGGAGACACGGTGTAGATTACATTCTCTGTGAAGAAAGCAGGAAGACAATGCTATGAGACTGTCAACTATTACAATAGAAAAACAGATCTTTTGAAtttgtatttcacaatattatagtttttactgtgtttttgatcaaattaatgcagaaTCAGTGAGCAatctttctaaaacatcttaattATTCTAAACTTTTGGCAGGTAGTGTACTTACCGATGATCTCGGGACTCGTCGCAACCTTTAAGAAAGGTCCTTTCTCTTGGCTCAGGTCTTTTATCGTTTTAGGAGTTACGGTAATGGAAACATTCCCTTTGATTTGGATTTTCTGGATAGTGCCTTCAGCCAGAGAGCAGAAGTAGCCAATGTTGGAGCCATCAGTCTCAGAGATTAGCAGAGAGACCTTCTCGTTACACTCCTTGACTGGGAGAGACTGGAGCAGGTTTCCGGCTGGGGATGTGAGATCCACGGTGCCTTGATCGAGCACACGGAGCAGCCATGTGAACTGCTGGAGGGGAACATGCAGACTGGGGTCCAGAGTCGGAATAGCGAGGGGAATAGTCCCGACGTCACGAGAAGATACACTCGGAAAATCTAGAATTACATGGAGGAAaggaaaaaatctaaataatgtGGTGAATGAATCTCAAAGTGATCCTGTCAAGATTAGGATTTCAAGTATAAATCACTTCTTCAAGAAGGTTGAATGGAGAAtggtccatccatctgtctatctatcaaacttcaAGGctctgaaaacatttttaagcGTCAATATTCGTctcaacacttttttttttttaattctacttCCTTACATTCACATTGCAATTCTACATCCTGTTACTGAATTCAATTTGTGACCATATCTGAAGAGTCAAAGCCAGACCAAACGAAGCATTTATTTCATGTCTAAAGTTTTTCCTTTTCATTGCGTTCATGTGACAGTCCACTGAGCATGTGTGCAGCATTTTTGTGCTCCTAGTTACCGATGGTTTTGGTGGCCGTCAGCTGCAGGTCCTGCACGGGGCAGTCGAGGAAGGACAGGTCAGCTTTGGTGCCCGCAGGAACCACTATCTTCTCCTGCACCACAGAGTTCAAGCTCATTTCACAGAACGACTCAgggtttttattttctatttgcaGGCTCAATCCCTCCTCTTTCTGGAGATCTGCAGTGCAAAGAACTGAACAGAACAGCAAGATGGACATCATGTTATTTATCTGCAACTTTAAAGCATGACTTAATCAAGATCAGATAGCCTaaaaagcaatatttaaaaacacaaaaccaAATCCATATGTTTTATTTCTCCTTACCTGGAGTCCCACCGCGGATCACCTCCACGTTGACATTCAAAGAAAGCCCAGGAACATTTGCCGCTCTTTTCGCTTCACAATTGGTCAAAGTCAGGCTGAAATCTCCCTGTTTATTGGCCGGCTGAATTTCCGTTGGGGCCTTTGTGAATGAAGTCTTGTCCCCCAGTGTATAATCAACCAACACCTTATTCTTTTGGCATTCTGGTGGAGTGTATTGTGGAAAGAGAACCGTAAAATTGTGCATTGGCTCAACAGCAAAGTTCCATTTAATTTTGTCTTCACTGTAGAAGCCGGTGCCGTAGTTTGGTGTGAAGAAATCAAAAGACGACAGTCCTCTGGGCAGCTTGACATCCACCACAACCAGTGCTGTAGATGCAAAGAACAAGGAATAAAATGACTGCAATCAAAAATTAAACACTAAAGAAATTGTTCCTTTTCCAAATCACTTCTTCTAACCTGTTGTATCTGATCCTAGGGACACTTTGAAGTCAGATGGGTTCAGCTCTGTATCTTTGGGAACCTCCAGAGACACGCGTCCTCTATACAAGACCTGGATATGACTGATGGTGCCGTTCCGACAAAACGTGCCGACGGAGAGCGGCCCTGCGCGCTGGTACGTAATGATGGTGTAGGTGTGTTTGTCTGGACAGGATTCTGAAAGCTTGATCTGTCTCATTCCTGGAGCTGGAAAGTCCAGTTGAAACATCTTGTCTGACTGAACCTTCAGATCCCAGTTGAAGGTTCTGTTGAACTCCAGGAATCGGGTCGAATGCGGATGCACTGCAGTGATGCTGCAGGCTGATGTCGAGCACTCTGTGATTGGAATAAGTAAAGATTTAGTCTTTCAGAAGGTGATTTTTATCAAATGGATAATTTAGACTCTACATTTTTCTACTTGCCTATTTTTTGGTTGATCTCCACTGTAAAGATGTTGCCCGGCTGAGAGCAGTTGAAGGTCACGATGGTGGGCTGAGCTTCAGTGAGATAAAGGTTGGAGTTACAGGTCTGAGACGGACCTTCATCCTTACACACACTACAGTCAGCTGCCTTCTTACTGAAGAATATCACGGTGCCAGAGTCAGGGGTCACCTCAATTTTATGACATTCtggagggggggaaaaaaatgcatatattatattaaaaaatttttatatatatatatatatatacacacagaatattatataataatttattattattattattattattattaattagtattattattagtgagcagaagagacttcttttacaaacattttaaaaatcttaccgttCAAAAACTTTTCACCGgtagtgtgtatgtatatgcatgtatgtatgtatgtatgtatgtatgtatgtatgtatgtatatgtacttaatatgtaaaaaaatgtaatgtaatatataatttatatgtattacattaaattttataagttattataaaatgtatgttaTAACTTATAAggttaaatgtaatataaatgttattaaattatattaaatacataaatgaaattaaaaatacaataatcaataatcatttacaatttttacatttttaatattaagaaatgggCCTATTAagaatttcatttattttttttttccattccaaTTGTTTCTAAACTTTTCCTATTTTCTAGATTCATTGACAGTTGGTTTCTTGTTATTATTGCtttgtgtgaacaggcctttataTGGACACATTCTATTGTGCAAAAATGAtgcaatcaaaatgaaaatcaaaTTAATCTAAACTGCTCTTGGACTGAGAGTTGCCCTACAAAACAATCAATATGGAGCCATGTAAACGAACAGAAGCAGTTGTAATCCACATAAAAGCAAACAGACACACAAAGGACTGATTCAGGATTTGAACAGGAAGAGGTCATGAGCGAACACAGCCGCACATTACACGACACCTCTCAGGCATTCTGGGATCCTCCCTGATtacattaagaaaaaaaaaaaaaaaaaagctcaccTTGCCCATTACAACTTTGGGAAATGCTGACATTGCAGAAGGACAGCATATATCCACATGTGTCATAATTAGAAATTAGGCTTGAAAATAAAGAGGTTGGTTGATAAAATTAAGTCTACTGTGTTCAAACGCTGGTACACATATGCATCAAGATGACAGAAAGACACTCACAAGTTTAGACATGATTTTGATTGCTCATATCTAACAACACAAGCAATTTTGCAGAAGAGAAACATCCACACGTCTCATATTACTCCATAGGAATGACCACAATGTCTGCAAATGTTTGTGACAACAGTCAGCCGACGAACACTCCTCCAGCCTCTAACCTGAACCAGGTTAACATATCAGCAACTAAATCATGTTATTTGTTTAGAGTGACAAAACTGTTAAAGGAGAATGTATGCAATGCAAATCGCACCTGTGAGTTTGTTTTGATGTACATTTTCAGGTTTGGCCATCttggtattaaaaaaaaacaacttcatCATGATCTGACACCTATGTCTGCACaagaaaatgtaataaaatcacacttttgaccaattttaATAGTTAAAAATCTCCAGCCATCATCAATCATAAGCCACACTCTGAAGGTCACTTTCAACACTGTGAAAATGAAAGTCCATTGACACAAAAGCTGAAATGTCAAACAACAGTTGACATACAGAAAACCGTGAAAGCCTCATGTTTTTCCTCCCTGCCCGAGAGCATGTTACAGCAAACTGCCCTCCATTTGTACAGTAACAGATTGTCAGTCAATAATTAACAAGTTATTTTTCACAGCAGCTGTCATACATGCaaaatgtgttcattttcatagtaGGCCATGACATGAGGGAGGCCAGATTCAGATCTGTTGTGAAAAACTatatcattttatattatatatacacatttaaacaCTCAGCATacatttaatgaaattaattgCCTCAATATAATAATCATGcaaactattttaaacaaactctCCGATTACTGTAGGCTCATAAATCATGAGGGCTATATGATACATTTCTAAGCTCTTTATATCAAATATTTATACaggttttattaattttaatgttttaaaacattaacagcGTGTA from Chanodichthys erythropterus isolate Z2021 chromosome 15, ASM2448905v1, whole genome shotgun sequence harbors:
- the cdcp1b gene encoding CUB domain-containing protein 1 encodes the protein MMGSCVAPVLIGLILLQIHEISECHKIEVTPDSGTVIFFSKKAADCSVCKDEGPSQTCNSNLYLTEAQPTIVTFNCSQPGNIFTVEINQKIECSTSACSITAVHPHSTRFLEFNRTFNWDLKVQSDKMFQLDFPAPGMRQIKLSESCPDKHTYTIITYQRAGPLSVGTFCRNGTISHIQVLYRGRVSLEVPKDTELNPSDFKVSLGSDTTALVVVDVKLPRGLSSFDFFTPNYGTGFYSEDKIKWNFAVEPMHNFTVLFPQYTPPECQKNKVLVDYTLGDKTSFTKAPTEIQPANKQGDFSLTLTNCEAKRAANVPGLSLNVNVEVIRGGTPVLCTADLQKEEGLSLQIENKNPESFCEMSLNSVVQEKIVVPAGTKADLSFLDCPVQDLQLTATKTIDFPSVSSRDVGTIPLAIPTLDPSLHVPLQQFTWLLRVLDQGTVDLTSPAGNLLQSLPVKECNEKVSLLISETDGSNIGYFCSLAEGTIQKIQIKGNVSITVTPKTIKDLSQEKGPFLKVATSPEIIENVIYTVSPLILGTMNLATPNWPNGMNPSSSVTWIVNVPQEHKAELQFTDVSKLTCESGHTEVTIGPLDSQGQTQSWREDQSFINTVVQQQQSFYLNMSNCEPKSGHFAVLSKITLQKETKKFLGIILAVVGVLLLLIIIALIVVCVIRKRKNKPTANRSSIYMPRGKPFLPGNATFPKSRADNESHVYASIDDPAMYGHLLDKNQPAEVDKGSWSNGHQVDAYRPFTGPADSIPPATDSSAEYPLDGRGGDRDAFQSFLTPPNTFNLPRPRSPLVSQGSIGFEDRRMVHNELHTFKSVGDINPIRLSTDESKLKLEMDSDSDSGPEPEYEEAM
- the clec3bb gene encoding tetranectin — encoded protein: MRLRDGCLLFAVLLLLTHTSQQQNTSRKKPSTKKDSDARASAALEDLQQQINEIVEELNHLKEQQALQTVCLRGMKIPGKCFLVDPVKKRYHTANEDCIAKGGILSTPLSSDENTQLYDYVRQSIGPDAEIWLGINDMQTEGVWMDQTGANIRYKNWKLPQPNGGSAENCAVLSGGKWLDESCREERASVCEFNIV